A genome region from Actinopolymorpha sp. NPDC004070 includes the following:
- a CDS encoding GNAT family protein, with product MAETSAAEAGTAEPAAAQAAAPAARAAPAPADRWFEAPVLAGDHVRLEPMSLAHAEGLAAAADDEVFEHLRISRVPRTREEGEAFVRSVLAQRDKRVLLPWTQLDAVTGEVAGTTSYYEIDPTLRTVAIGHTWLGRRWWRTGVNTEAKLLLLRLAFDDLGAVRVVWHTDIRNERSQAAIARLGAQREGVLRKHRLRRDGSWRDTVQFAMTDDDWPRVRDRLSARLRPSAFPADTPATT from the coding sequence ATGGCCGAGACCTCCGCCGCCGAAGCCGGCACCGCCGAACCCGCCGCCGCCCAAGCCGCCGCACCCGCCGCACGCGCCGCACCCGCCCCGGCGGACCGGTGGTTCGAGGCCCCCGTGCTGGCCGGCGACCACGTACGGCTGGAGCCCATGTCCCTCGCCCACGCCGAGGGGCTCGCGGCCGCCGCCGACGACGAGGTGTTCGAGCACCTGCGGATCAGCCGGGTGCCGAGGACCCGCGAGGAGGGTGAGGCGTTCGTACGATCCGTCCTCGCCCAGCGGGACAAGCGCGTGCTCCTTCCCTGGACCCAGCTCGACGCGGTGACCGGTGAGGTGGCGGGCACCACGTCGTACTACGAGATCGATCCCACCCTGCGCACGGTCGCCATCGGCCACACCTGGCTCGGCCGGCGCTGGTGGCGTACCGGCGTCAACACCGAGGCGAAGCTGCTGCTGCTCCGCCTGGCGTTCGACGACCTCGGGGCGGTGCGGGTGGTGTGGCACACCGACATCCGTAACGAGCGATCCCAGGCGGCGATCGCCCGGCTCGGCGCCCAGCGAGAAGGCGTGCTGCGCAAGCACAGGTTGCGCCGGGACGGCAGCTGGCGCGACACCGTGCAGTTCGCGATGACCGACGACGACTGGCCGCGGGTACGCGACCGGCTGTCCGCCCGGCTGCGCCCCTCGGCGTTCCCGGCCGACACCCCCGCGACCACCTGA